In the Solibacillus sp. FSL K6-1523 genome, one interval contains:
- a CDS encoding MFS transporter has translation MNELRKKIHYAWWVLFGLVVMVGAAKGGIMTTGGLFLTSVTEDLGIGMGSLTLYFSISSIVTMISLPFAGKLIAKYNIRVLLVAAVILEAGSFAMFGFMNSVWGWYLFAIPMAMGSVIVTQLAGPVLINNWFKKHRGLAIGIMVAAGGLIGAFLQPVAGNLIASAGWRSTYIILGVGVMAVVIPIVLITIRKAPQQKGLQPYGMEDMKQKDLLKVSTTTNSGVSTAVAKKSSAFIFLLIFFFFDTSIAAFNQHVAPFAMGIGYDIKFAGNAMGAWSVGVVIGALFFGFLSDKIGVRNTATSAMLLGLVPVGILIVIPENPIMFTIATGLYGFVVASLGTLGPLLTTALFGNKEFSQIYGLAITGLAVAGIVALPAYGFIFEITGSYTYVLYAIFVMLLLNVGSIFFAFRGKKKLEKAGHWN, from the coding sequence ATGAATGAGTTAAGGAAAAAAATCCACTATGCTTGGTGGGTATTATTTGGATTAGTTGTAATGGTCGGAGCAGCAAAAGGCGGTATTATGACGACTGGTGGGTTATTTTTAACGTCAGTTACAGAAGATCTGGGCATTGGAATGGGTAGTTTAACATTGTACTTTAGTATTTCCTCCATTGTCACAATGATATCGTTACCATTTGCAGGTAAGCTAATTGCAAAATATAATATTAGAGTTCTATTAGTAGCGGCCGTTATTTTAGAGGCAGGCTCTTTTGCAATGTTTGGTTTCATGAACTCGGTATGGGGTTGGTACTTGTTCGCAATCCCAATGGCAATGGGTTCTGTAATCGTCACACAATTGGCAGGTCCTGTACTGATTAATAATTGGTTTAAGAAGCACAGAGGATTAGCTATCGGTATTATGGTGGCTGCAGGCGGTTTAATCGGTGCTTTCCTGCAACCTGTCGCGGGTAACTTAATTGCGAGTGCGGGTTGGAGAAGTACGTATATTATTTTAGGTGTTGGCGTTATGGCGGTCGTTATTCCAATCGTGTTAATAACGATTCGAAAGGCTCCACAACAAAAAGGTTTACAACCGTATGGTATGGAAGATATGAAGCAAAAGGATCTACTAAAAGTTTCTACAACAACAAATAGTGGAGTTTCTACGGCTGTAGCGAAAAAATCGAGTGCATTTATCTTTTTACTAATTTTCTTCTTTTTTGATACATCAATCGCCGCATTTAACCAACATGTTGCGCCATTTGCGATGGGGATAGGCTATGATATTAAGTTTGCAGGTAATGCGATGGGTGCTTGGTCGGTCGGGGTTGTCATAGGTGCATTATTCTTTGGCTTCCTTAGTGATAAAATAGGTGTGAGAAATACGGCGACCTCCGCAATGCTTTTAGGACTAGTTCCAGTCGGCATTCTTATCGTGATTCCCGAAAACCCAATCATGTTTACAATTGCTACGGGTCTTTATGGGTTTGTAGTTGCATCACTTGGAACTTTGGGGCCGCTTTTGACAACAGCGCTATTTGGTAATAAAGAGTTCAGTCAAATTTACGGTCTTGCCATAACAGGATTAGCAGTTGCAGGCATTGTTGCGTTACCAGCATATGGCTTTATATTTGAAATAACGGGTAGTTACACGTATGTGTTATATGCTATTTTTGTCATGCTGCTCTTAAATGTCGGATCTATTTTCTTCGCTTTTAGAGGGAAAAAGAAGCTAGAAAAAGCAGGGCATTGGAATTAA
- a CDS encoding YkvI family membrane protein: protein MKKSMQIGGAFVGMVVGAGFASGQEIMQYFTSFGLKGILGGVIATIAFAVLGMTLAQLGSDFQTTSHKEVVYYLGGRYIGLILDFLITVLLFGVAVVMFAGAGATFEQMFNIEAKIGSTIMVVVTIISLFLNVKSIINLIALLTPYLMTIIFVILIYSLFTMEISLFEANEIALTQTSAASNWFVSTLLYVSYNLAAGAAMLIVMGGTVKNRKVAGMGGILGGIMLGALIILINVTMLVKMDVVAGVDMPTLELAKQIHPVIGVLMAFVLLGMMYNTAVGMIYAFAVRFVGPKDRLFKPAVVFVGLLGLLVSLVGFTTLVGKVYSTMGYLGFALIITIIFTWFRKPKKRA from the coding sequence ATGAAGAAAAGTATGCAAATTGGTGGAGCATTTGTTGGGATGGTTGTTGGTGCGGGTTTTGCATCTGGACAAGAAATCATGCAATATTTTACAAGCTTCGGGCTTAAGGGGATACTCGGTGGGGTAATTGCTACAATTGCCTTTGCAGTGTTAGGAATGACGCTCGCACAGCTAGGTTCAGATTTTCAAACAACGTCTCACAAAGAGGTCGTTTATTATTTAGGTGGACGTTATATTGGACTCATTTTAGACTTTTTAATTACAGTTTTGTTATTTGGTGTAGCTGTTGTTATGTTTGCTGGCGCGGGCGCTACATTTGAGCAAATGTTTAATATTGAAGCGAAGATTGGCAGCACTATTATGGTAGTAGTGACCATCATTAGTTTATTTTTAAATGTAAAAAGTATCATTAATTTAATCGCGCTCCTTACACCATATTTAATGACGATCATTTTTGTCATATTAATCTATTCTTTATTTACAATGGAAATTTCTCTATTTGAGGCAAATGAAATAGCGCTTACACAAACTTCTGCGGCATCTAACTGGTTTGTTAGTACATTACTTTATGTTTCGTATAACTTAGCGGCAGGTGCGGCGATGTTAATTGTCATGGGGGGAACAGTAAAAAATCGTAAAGTAGCCGGCATGGGTGGTATATTGGGTGGTATTATGCTAGGTGCCTTAATCATATTAATTAATGTAACGATGTTAGTAAAAATGGATGTTGTGGCAGGGGTGGATATGCCTACGCTTGAATTGGCAAAACAAATTCATCCTGTAATAGGGGTTCTAATGGCGTTTGTACTACTTGGTATGATGTACAATACAGCGGTTGGCATGATTTATGCATTTGCAGTTCGTTTTGTTGGACCAAAAGATCGACTGTTTAAACCTGCTGTCGTTTTCGTAGGATTACTTGGTCTTTTAGTAAGTTTAGTAGGTTTCACAACTTTGGTTGGAAAAGTGTATTCAACGATGGGTTATTTAGGATTTGCATTAATTATTACGATCATTTTTACATGGTTTCGTAAACCAAAGAAAAGGGCATAA
- a CDS encoding DUF779 domain-containing protein produces the protein MEKLIATEKALEVIELLKNKHGNILFEQSAGCCDGTVPMCYQADGHYISSQNVVVGEIAGVPYYIDKTQYVYMEHMQIIVDAIEGQGASFSLESVEGFAFIVRSKVLKN, from the coding sequence ATGGAGAAATTAATCGCAACTGAAAAAGCATTGGAAGTGATCGAACTACTAAAAAATAAGCATGGCAATATTTTATTCGAACAATCTGCGGGCTGCTGTGACGGTACAGTTCCAATGTGCTACCAAGCAGACGGGCATTATATAAGTAGTCAAAATGTAGTCGTCGGTGAAATTGCGGGTGTGCCCTACTATATCGATAAAACGCAATATGTGTATATGGAGCATATGCAAATCATTGTCGATGCAATCGAAGGCCAGGGTGCTTCCTTTTCACTTGAAAGCGTTGAGGGCTTTGCGTTTATTGTGCGCTCGAAAGTCCTTAAAAATTAG
- the exaC gene encoding acetaldehyde dehydrogenase ExaC, translated as MIYSNPNTAGAVVNFKEQYENFIGGEWVAPVGGEYFDVKSPITGKVYTKVARSKEADIELALDAAHAAKDAWAMTSVAYRANILNKIADRIEQNLEMIAVAETWDNGKAVRETLNADIPLAIDHFRYFAGAIRAQEGGISQIDNDTVAYHFNEPIGVVGQIIPWNFPLLMAVWKIAPALAAGNTIVMKPAEQTPASILVLVELIQDLLPKGVFNIVNGYGVEVGKPLATNPRINKVAFTGSTGVGRLIMQYATENIIPVTLELGGKSPNVFFPDVMDADDEYLDKAIEGLVMFALNSGEICTCPSRALIHESIYDKFMERVLERVKAIKIGNPLDSEVMMGAQASNEQLTKILSYIEIGKEEGAELLIGGYQNKLDEDQEGGYYVAPTIFKGDNKMRIFQEEIFGPVLSVTTFSNFEEAMEIANDTEFGLGAGVWSRNMDTAYRAVRGIQAGRVWTNTYHQYPAHAAFGGFKKSGIGRENHLMMLEHYQQTKCMLVSYNKSPQGFF; from the coding sequence ATGATTTATTCTAACCCTAACACTGCTGGTGCAGTAGTAAACTTCAAAGAGCAATACGAAAACTTTATCGGAGGCGAATGGGTAGCTCCGGTTGGTGGCGAATACTTTGACGTAAAATCTCCTATAACTGGGAAGGTATATACAAAAGTAGCACGCTCTAAAGAAGCAGATATTGAATTAGCACTTGATGCAGCACATGCAGCAAAAGACGCTTGGGCGATGACTTCAGTTGCTTACCGTGCAAACATTTTAAATAAAATTGCAGACCGCATTGAACAAAATTTAGAAATGATTGCTGTTGCAGAAACTTGGGACAACGGTAAAGCAGTACGTGAAACGTTAAACGCGGATATTCCACTTGCAATTGATCACTTCCGTTACTTTGCTGGTGCAATCCGTGCGCAAGAAGGCGGTATTTCTCAAATTGATAACGATACAGTAGCATACCATTTCAATGAGCCAATCGGTGTTGTAGGTCAAATCATTCCTTGGAACTTCCCATTATTAATGGCTGTTTGGAAAATCGCTCCTGCATTAGCTGCTGGTAATACAATCGTCATGAAACCAGCTGAACAAACACCTGCTTCAATCTTAGTATTAGTTGAATTAATTCAAGACTTATTACCAAAAGGTGTATTTAACATTGTAAACGGTTACGGTGTAGAAGTTGGTAAACCACTTGCTACAAACCCACGTATTAATAAAGTTGCTTTCACTGGATCAACAGGTGTTGGGCGTTTAATTATGCAATACGCTACAGAGAATATTATTCCTGTAACATTAGAACTTGGTGGTAAATCACCAAACGTCTTCTTCCCAGATGTAATGGATGCAGATGATGAGTACTTAGATAAAGCAATTGAAGGTTTAGTCATGTTCGCATTAAACTCTGGCGAAATTTGTACTTGTCCTTCTCGTGCATTAATTCATGAATCAATCTATGACAAATTCATGGAGCGTGTATTAGAGCGCGTAAAAGCTATTAAAATTGGTAACCCACTAGATTCAGAGGTAATGATGGGTGCACAAGCGTCTAACGAACAATTAACAAAAATTCTTTCTTATATTGAAATTGGTAAAGAAGAAGGCGCTGAATTATTAATCGGTGGTTACCAAAATAAATTAGATGAAGATCAAGAAGGCGGATACTATGTTGCACCTACAATTTTCAAAGGTGACAATAAAATGCGTATTTTCCAAGAAGAAATCTTCGGTCCAGTATTATCTGTAACGACATTCTCTAATTTTGAAGAAGCAATGGAAATCGCGAACGATACGGAATTCGGTTTAGGTGCGGGTGTATGGTCTCGTAACATGGATACAGCTTACCGCGCAGTTCGTGGCATCCAAGCGGGTCGTGTGTGGACAAATACGTACCACCAATATCCTGCACACGCTGCATTCGGCGGATTCAAAAAATCAGGTATTGGCCGTGAGAACCACTTAATGATGTTAGAGCATTACCAACAAACGAAATGTATGTTAGTAAGCTACAACAAATCACCACAAGGTTTCTTCTAA